One segment of Erigeron canadensis isolate Cc75 chromosome 2, C_canadensis_v1, whole genome shotgun sequence DNA contains the following:
- the LOC122586391 gene encoding dehydration-responsive element-binding protein 1D-like encodes MENTCSTNNSDCSSSSSGSSSSCSEYSEPEVFLLLASQNPKKRAGRKKVKETRHPVYRGIRQRSSGKWVCEVRQPNKKSSRLWLGTYATADMAARAHDVAVLAMRGRSACLNFADSVWRLPVPESSNVEDIKKAAAEAAEAFGGGVVVEESPAAVEEVVNDKLFVDEEEMFGFPGFIANMAEGLMVPPPQMVGYDTNFVDNVDDEVYDDMSLWSY; translated from the coding sequence ATGGAAAATACTTGTTCAACTAATAATTCAGattgcagcagcagcagcagtggAAGTAGCAGCAGCTGCAGTGAATACTCTGAACCAGAAGTCTTTTTATTATTAGCTTCACAAAACCCGAAAAAACGGGCCGGAAGAAAGAAGGTTAAGGAGACAAGACACCCGGTTTACAGAGGAATTAGGCAAAGGAGTTCAGGAAAATGGGTTTGTGAAGTCAGACAGCCAAATAAAAAATCATCAAGATTATGGCTAGGGACATATGCTACTGCTGACATGGCAGCCAGGGCACATGACGTGGCAGTTTTGGCAATGAGAGGGCGGTCCGCTTGTCTTAATTTTGCTGACTCCGTGTGGCGGTTGCCCGTCCCGGAGTCTAGTAATGTCGAGGACATAAAGAAGGCTGCGGCGGAAGCCGCGGAGGCTTTTGGTGGAGGTGTGGTGGTGGAAGAGTCGCCGGCGGCGGTGGAAGAAGTTGTGAATGATAAAttatttgttgatgaagaagaaatgTTTGGGTTTCCGGGGTTTATTGCCAACATGGCAGAAGGATTGATGGTGCCACCTCCTCAAATGGTGGGGTATGATACTAATTTTGTGGATAATGTGGATGATGAAGTGTATGATGACATGTCTTTATGGAGTTATTAG